The genomic region TGTTTTCGATCAGTTTGGCATCAAGGATATCTTTGATAATGCCATCCGAGCAGCACTCATTTCCAGACGCCACCTACAATTCTGGAAGTCCCACCTGAGGAAGGTCCAAAAGCCACTGTTGCAGGCACCATTTTTGCCACCCAAAGCCCCTCCACCACTTATTAAGATTCCTGAGTGTCCAGCCAAAAACAGGGATGGCCCGAGGCAGCTTCTTGAGAGCCCCCTGTGTGCTGATGTTATGTTCACCATTCAGGAACACATTCACTTGTTTGCCCACAGGATCTACCTGTCTACCTCATCTTCCAAATTCTTCGACCTCTTTCAGATGGACTTCTCAGATGAGTCCCAGTGTTTGGTGGTAAATGAGCGTCATGGGCGGGATCAACTGATGCGCACACTAAGCCTGGACACGGAAGAGGACGTGACCGTTCTCCCCAATCTTTCACCGTGCTCGCTCAGGGCCTCCAAGAGTGACGGAACCCTCAAGATAATGAGTTTCAGTGGGATGCACCGGCGCACCAAACTGTCTCTGGCATCTTGGAGCAAGGCCTTCCACAGCATCCACAAGGAAAACGTGATCAATCCGATCACAGGTGCACCAGCTCTTATGACTGTCGTCAAGATGGATCATTCCATCCACCATGGACCATTCAGCGCTGTCCTACGCTTCCTCTACACTGGTGAGCTGGATGAGAAGGAGAAGGACCTGATGAAGATCGCCCAGATCGCAGAGATCCTAGAAGTGTTTGATCTTAGGATGATGGTGGAGAACATCATGAACAATGAGGGCTTCATGAATCAAGAGATCACAAAAGCGTTCCATGTGAGAAAGGCCAACCGAATCAAAGAGTGTCTTGCCAAGAATAACTT from Carassius carassius chromosome 40, fCarCar2.1, whole genome shotgun sequence harbors:
- the LOC132122023 gene encoding rho-related BTB domain-containing protein 1-like isoform X2, coding for MWYLEIKHFCPRTPVILVGCQLDLRYADLEAVNRARRPLSRPIKPGDILPPESGREVAKELGIPYYETSVFDQFGIKDIFDNAIRAALISRRHLQFWKSHLRKVQKPLLQAPFLPPKAPPPLIKIPECPAKNRDGPRQLLESPLCADVMFTIQEHIHLFAHRIYLSTSSSKFFDLFQMDFSDESQCLVVNERHGRDQLMRTLSLDTEEDVTVLPNLSPCSLRASKSDGTLKIMSFSGMHRRTKLSLASWSKAFHSIHKENVINPITGAPALMTVVKMDHSIHHGPFSAVLRFLYTGELDEKEKDLMKIAQIAEILEVFDLRMMVENIMNNEGFMNQEITKAFHVRKANRIKECLAKNNFTDVVFRLDDGTINAHKPLLISSCDWMAALFGGSFMESANDEVSFPNTSRVCMQAVLEYLYTNQLSPMADLDPMELIALANRLCLPRLIALTEQYAASELVKASKDGQDIDGEVLTYLELAQFHNANQLAAWCLHHICTHYNRICANYRKEIKSKSLENQEYFEKHRWPPVWYLKEEDHYQRVKKEREKEDVVLNKHHSRWRWCFWSTSPAVA